One Coffea arabica cultivar ET-39 chromosome 5c, Coffea Arabica ET-39 HiFi, whole genome shotgun sequence DNA window includes the following coding sequences:
- the LOC113689733 gene encoding anthocyanidin 3-O-glucosyltransferase 2-like, which yields MEKFKLLMMVPPLMGHLAQALELAELMLARNNQLSITALIMELPIDPHGTARIQSLVAATNVEGLHFHHLPTPEDTSDWNITHRGLFTLKLLEYQKPHVREIASKTQKFSGFLIDLVSTTMIDVADELGVPTYLFFTSGAAFLGLMLHFQTLEDEQNRDIPDLVKGVSHLILPSFAKPVPIGVLPDAATQKEYWSTFVLKMTRGYRRAKGIIVNTFSDLESNAISSFSLDSYYGKSSLPPIFPVGPILNRSQIHTQSSEDCSAMMKWLDCQPKNSVVFLCFGSLATFHPDQVQEIAYGIERSGHRFLWVLRQPPANEGGFPRDYENLELALPEGFLDRTASIGKVVGWVPQLAVLSHSAVGAFVSHCGWNSTLESIFCGVPIATWPVQAEQQLNAFQLVRELGIAVEISLDYNQQKENQALVRAEQVEKGIREIMDVENEVRIRVKEFSEKSRLATKEGGSSYFALGNLIQDICSRSSAQLVL from the coding sequence ATGGAGAAATTTAAGCTCCTGATGATGGTTCCACCTCTAATGGGGCACTTGGCACAAGCCCTTGAGCTGGCCGAGCTGATGCTTGCAAGAAACAATCAATTATCAATCACAGCCCTGATCATGGAGCTGCCAATTGATCCCCATGGCACAGCCAGAATTCAGTCTCTCGTCGCTGCCACAAATGTTGAAGGCCTCCACTTCCACCACCTTCCAACACCAGAAGACACCTCTGATTGGAATATCACACATAGAGGGCTCTTCACTTTGAAGCTCCTagaatatcagaaacctcacgTGAGAGAAATAGCCtcaaaaactcaaaaattttctgggtttttgatTGACTTAGTTAGCACGACCATGATTGACGTTGCTGACGAGCTTGGAGTTCCTACATACTTATTCTTCACCTCTGGTGCGGCTTTTCTTGGTCTGATGCTTCATTTCCAAACCCTTGAAGACGAGCAAAACCGGGACATACCTGATCTGGTTAAAGGGGTAAGCCATTTAATTCTCCCTAGTTTTGCAAAACCGGTTCCAATCGGCGTCCTCCCAGATGCAGCAACCCAGAAGGAATATTGGTCGACCTTCGTTTTGAAAATGACCCGTGGCTACAGAAGGGCTAAAGGAATCATAGTGAACACTTTCAGTGATCTTGAATCTAATGCTATTAGTTCCTTTTCATTAGATTCTTATTATGGTAAATCAAGCTTGCCACCAATCTTTCCTGTTGGGCCTATTCTAAATAGGTCCCAAATCCACACTCAATCTAGTGAAGATTGTTCAGCAATGATGAAATGGCTGGATTGTCAGCCTAAAAACTCGGTAGTTTTTCTCTGTTTTGGCAGCTTGGCAACTTTCCATCCGGACCAAGTTCAAGAAATAGCTTATGGCATTGAGAGAAGTGGTCATCGATTCCTATGGGTTCTCAGGCAGCCCCCTGCAAACGAAGGGGGATTTCCTAGGGATTATGAGAATCTTGAACTTGCGCTGCCCGAAGGGTTCTTGGATCGAACGGCTTCGATCGGAAAAGTCGTGGGTTGGGTTCCACAACTGGCCGTGCTGTCACATTCGGCTGTTGGGGCATTCGTGTCACACTGCGGCTGGAATTCAACGTTGGAGAGCATCTTTTGTGGGGTGCCTATTGCCACCTGGCCCGTACAAGCTGAGCAACAGCTGAATGCGTTCCAATTGGTCAGAGAGTTAGGAATTGCTGTGGAAATTAGTTTGGACTACAATCaacaaaaggaaaatcaagCTTTGGTGAGAGCCGAGCAGGTAGAGAAAGGCATAAGGGAAATCATGGATGTTGAGAATGAAGTAAGGATAAGGGTTAAAGAATTCAGCGAGAAAAGCAGACTAGCTACGAAGGAAGGTGGGTCATCTTATTTCGCTTTGGGGAATCTTATTCAAGACATTTGTTCACGGTCTTCAGCTCAATTGGTGCTATGA